The Pseudomonadota bacterium genomic interval ACACGGACACGGATACCGACACGGACACCGACACGGACACCGACACGGACACCGACACGGACACCGACACGGACACCGACACGGATACCGACGCCGACACGACCGGAACGGTGACCGGCTTCGCGATCCTCCAGGGGCTTTCCGATCACACGGGGATCGGGGTCGTGATCAACGGGCACCCCGAGCTCAACGACACGACGGGAGCGAGCGGGGCCTACACGATCACCGAGGTGCCGCCAGGCAACTACACGGTCACGGCGGCGCTCGCGGGCTGGAACTCGGTGACCTCGAGCACGTTCGCCGTGACCGCGGGGGACACCACGACCGTGCCGCCGTTGACGCTCACGGTGCAGACCGGCTCCATCCAGGGATACGTCTATCTCGACGTGGGCACGGACTTCTCCGGCTCGACCGTCGTGCTGGACGGGACCACCCTGAGCACGGTGACCGGCGGATCCGGGTTCTGGGCGATCGACGATGTGCCGATCGGCAGCTACACGGTGATCGCGACCCACCCGGGCTTCATCGACGACCAGGTCTCGGATCAGGCGGTGAACGCGAGCGACGTGACCACGGCCACCTCGATGACTCTGCACTGGGACAACACGCCGGCCTCCATCGAGATCTCCTCGGGCAACGGACAGAGCGGCGTGGCGGGCGAGCTGCTCGCCGACGAGCTGGTCGTCGACGTCGAGAACGCGGACGGGCTGCCCGTCGTCGGCGTCGACGTGGTTCTCACGGCGACGATAAACAATGGCCTGGTCGACGGGCTGACCCAGGTCACGGTCCAGACCGACGACAACGGGCTCGCGTCGGTCGCGATGCGCCTCGGCTACACCGGCACCGCGAACACGGTGACCGCCGTGACCGGCGTCCTGCCGGCCGTGTCGTTCAACGCGACCGGCGCCGTGCCGCACCACGTCGTCTTCACCCAGGGGGACGGGCAGACGGGAACGGTCGGCGCCGCGCTCGCGCTGGGCGTCGTCGCGCGAGTGGAGAACGCCTCGAACGCAGTCATCGACGGCGTCCCGGTCGACTTCGACGGCGACGGCACAGCGGCGCCGGCGACGGCGACGACCGCCGGTGGCGGCTTCGCGACGACGGCCTGGACCCTCGGCACGGCAGCGGGTGCGCAGAGCATGGACGTGACGTGGAACTCGACGCACCCGGCGCACACGAGCGCGAGCCTCGGCGCCGCCGACGCCACCGCGACCGCCGGGGCGTGCACGGACATCGTCATCGACGCCGGGAACAACCAGACCGGCCCGATCGGCGAGGAGCTGCCGCTCGATCTCGCGGTCGAGGCGCGCGACGCCTACGACAACCCGGTGAGCGGCCAAGCGGTCGCGTGGTCGTTCGGCACCGGCAGCGTGGGGCTGATCGAGGGTGCGTACCCCTCATTCAACGAGGCGACGGACAGCACCGGCGTCTCGTCGGTGGCGGTGATCCTCGGGCAGCTCGGGTCGCGCGCGGTGAGCGCGATAGGCTGCTCGACGACGCAGTGGTTCACGGAGATCGGCACGACGAACGGCTCCATCGCCTTCGTGAACCCGACCCCGAGCGGGACGGTGGGCGCGGCGCTCGCGGCCGAACTCGAGGTCTTCCTCCAGTCGGGCGGTACGCCGCTCGCGGGCGTGGAGGTGACGTTCTCCATCACCTCTGGCGACGGGTTCGAGCGGCTCGACGGCGGCACGGCGAACGTCGTGCGGATGACCGACACGACCGGCCACGCGTCGGTGCCGTACGCGCTCGGCCACTCGGCGTCCGCGAGCTACGCGGTGACCGCATCGTACGAAGGGGGCGGCAAGTCCGCGGTCGCCACGATCGCGGCGAACCACGACGTCGCGACGTCCGTCACCGCGACGGCGGGCACGCCGCAGAACGGCATGAAGCCGTGCCAGCCGCTCGCGTCCATGGTGGCGCTGGTCGCCGACCAGTACGGCAACCCGGTCGACGGCGGCATCGTCGACTTCACGGTCGGCACCGACACGCTCGGCTCGATCACACCTGGCGCGAACGGCCTCGCGACGCTCTCTGGCCAGTCGGTGAGCTGCACGTACCCGGACGACGTCGACTACAGGGCGACGCTGCGTTCGACCGCGCTGCACGCGGACTTCACGGTGATCGTCACGCCGGTGTCGCCGGTGATCGCGAGCCTGACGCCGTCCGAGTTCGAGGTCGGTGTGGCGACGATCGTCACCCTCCTGTCGACCGGCTCGAGCTTTCAGACGTGGAGCAAGCTGTACGTGGACGGCACCGAGGTCACGCCGACCTCGATCACCGCGACCACGATCGTCGCGACCGTGCCCGCGGCGCTCATCCCGTCGTGCGAGCCGCTCTCGTTCGCGGTGTGGAGCTACACCGGCGCGGGCGGCACCGACACGGTCGACGCCACGGCGATGCTCAACCTCCAGGGGATCGAATACGCGATGGCGTGGCCCGGGTTCTCGGGCGATCTCGACGTCACCGGGTGGGGGTTCGACACTGCGTGCCACGGCATGTGGACCGCGGCCGGAGGCACGGTGCAGATCGGGAGCGACATGGCCTCTTCGGGCGTGACGACGAACGCGCTGACGCTGGCGCTGACCACGTCCAGCTTGAGCACGGGCACCTGGTACGACCTCTATGTCGACGACGGCTCGGGCTACCTGTGCGATCCGACCGACTTTCTAGCGAGCGCGATGTGGCCCGACACGGGACAGACCAACGCCCAATGCTCCGACGATCCCACCGTGGCGGGCCTGGTCGCCTGCGGCACGCTCGACGCTACGTGGTG includes:
- a CDS encoding DUF1566 domain-containing protein, whose product is TDTDTDTDTDTDTDTDTDTDTDTDTDTDTDADTTGTVTGFAILQGLSDHTGIGVVINGHPELNDTTGASGAYTITEVPPGNYTVTAALAGWNSVTSSTFAVTAGDTTTVPPLTLTVQTGSIQGYVYLDVGTDFSGSTVVLDGTTLSTVTGGSGFWAIDDVPIGSYTVIATHPGFIDDQVSDQAVNASDVTTATSMTLHWDNTPASIEISSGNGQSGVAGELLADELVVDVENADGLPVVGVDVVLTATINNGLVDGLTQVTVQTDDNGLASVAMRLGYTGTANTVTAVTGVLPAVSFNATGAVPHHVVFTQGDGQTGTVGAALALGVVARVENASNAVIDGVPVDFDGDGTAAPATATTAGGGFATTAWTLGTAAGAQSMDVTWNSTHPAHTSASLGAADATATAGACTDIVIDAGNNQTGPIGEELPLDLAVEARDAYDNPVSGQAVAWSFGTGSVGLIEGAYPSFNEATDSTGVSSVAVILGQLGSRAVSAIGCSTTQWFTEIGTTNGSIAFVNPTPSGTVGAALAAELEVFLQSGGTPLAGVEVTFSITSGDGFERLDGGTANVVRMTDTTGHASVPYALGHSASASYAVTASYEGGGKSAVATIAANHDVATSVTATAGTPQNGMKPCQPLASMVALVADQYGNPVDGGIVDFTVGTDTLGSITPGANGLATLSGQSVSCTYPDDVDYRATLRSTALHADFTVIVTPVSPVIASLTPSEFEVGVATIVTLLSTGSSFQTWSKLYVDGTEVTPTSITATTIVATVPAALIPSCEPLSFAVWSYTGAGGTDTVDATAMLNLQGIEYAMAWPGFSGDLDVTGWGFDTACHGMWTAAGGTVQIGSDMASSGVTTNALTLALTTSSLSTGTWYDLYVDDGSGYLCDPTDFLASAMWPDTGQTNAQCSDDPTVAGLVACGTLDATWWGQDGHYQEPRRQHSYVDNSNGTISDRVTGLMWEKAASAVTMTWSAAGTYCDGQTTGTYTDWRLPNIHELWTIIDFGRFTPAIDTVFSQETTTFWSSTAYLKSSSSYAWYVNFQNGQSYGHNGTVGTARQVRCVRGAVFGHVASPAALVDNGDETLTDPNTHLMWTKAIQGTVGWQTALNSCDALSLAGRSDWRLPDRHELASIVNLGAENPAAYGAFTGTFSTYFWSSSHWVGDTSTDRKWIAGLHLNGAVGFSQVLGSSFQYLCVRPAM